Below is a genomic region from Spongiibacter nanhainus.
GTTCACGACGTAGTAAAAACTGGAAATAAAGCAGCAGGAATTAAAAACCACCAGTAATACCAGCCAATCAGCAGGTTGCGGTTTATGGCGGCAGACACTTACAACAACTTTCCCTGCAATAGCCAGGGGCAGCTACGGACTCCGATCATGGGTCGGTGGGCGCAGATTGTGAGGCTTACTATGCTGCGTCGTATGAACAGTCCAGTGCTGCTGTTAATCTCTTTGTTAGTGCTGGCGCACTCGACTTTGACATGGGGTGCCAGTAACAAAAATGGCGATGTGCCCAGGGGTGTGATCGTCGATATTGCCGGCCCCATTGGCCCGGCGATCAGCGATCACGTGGTTCGCAGCATCCACCGGGCCGAGTCTGAGGGTGCCGCGCTGCTGGTGCTGCGTATGGATACCCCGGGCGGCCTAGACAGCGCCATGCGGGATATTATCCGCGCCATCCTCAACGCCGACGTGCCGGTGGCCAGCTATGTCGCACCCAGCGGTGCCCGGGCGGCCAGTGCCGGCACCTATATCCTTTATGCCTCCCACATCGCCGCGATGGCACCGGCCACCAATCTGGGCGCGGCCACCCCAATACCGTTAGGCACGCCCTCACCACCCTCCCTGCCCAGCCCCGGTGACGGCGAGAGCGACAAGACCGACCCACCCAGCGACCCTGCCCAGCGCAAGATGGTCAACGACGCCGTCGCCTACATCCGCAGCCTCGCCGAACGGCGGGACCGCAATGCCGACTGGGCGGAAAAAGCGGTCCGCAGCGGGGTCAGCCTTACCGCAGAGAAAGCCTTGGAAAACAAGGTCATCGATATCGTCGCAGCGGATATGCAAAGCCTGTTGGCACAAATCGACGGCCGCAGGGTGGAGTTGGCGAAGGGCACGGTGACATTGAGCACGGCTAATATGTCACTCGACCTCCTCTCACCGGACTGGCGCACCGAGTTGTTGGCCATCATCACCAATCCTTCGGTGGCGTATATTCTGATGATGATCGGCATTTACGGCTTGCTGCTGGAGGGCTATAACCCCGGCGCCATCGTGCCGGGTGTCACCGGTGCCATCTGCCTGCTGCTGGCCTTATTCGCCTTCCAGATTCTGCCGGTGAACTTCGCCGGCCTGGCGCTGATTGCCCTGGGCATCGCGCTGATTCTGGCAGAGGCCTTTGTTCCCAGCTTTGGCGTCTTGGGCCTCGGTGGCCTGGCCGCCTTTGTATTTGGTTCCATCATGCTGATGGACACCGGTGTGCCAGGCTATCAGGTGCCAGTGGCGATGATCGCCGCCACCGCCACGGCGGGAGCACTGGCCATTGGCGCCACCGTTTACTTACTGATGCGGGCCCGGCGACGCGCTGTCGTCACCGGCAGTGAGGCACTGATTGGTGCCCACGCCGAGGCGGTGGAGGACTTTGTTACCGGCGATGGCGAATTTAGCGGTCGGGTGTGGCTGGCCGGCGAGCAGTGGCACGCCATTAGCGACCGAGCCGTGACCAAGGGGCAACATTTACAGGTCACTGACCGAGAGGGCCTGACGGTTACCGTGGCCCTGGATCCACAGCACTACAACTCATAAGGAGAGGCACAA
It encodes:
- a CDS encoding NfeD family protein, with translation MLRRMNSPVLLLISLLVLAHSTLTWGASNKNGDVPRGVIVDIAGPIGPAISDHVVRSIHRAESEGAALLVLRMDTPGGLDSAMRDIIRAILNADVPVASYVAPSGARAASAGTYILYASHIAAMAPATNLGAATPIPLGTPSPPSLPSPGDGESDKTDPPSDPAQRKMVNDAVAYIRSLAERRDRNADWAEKAVRSGVSLTAEKALENKVIDIVAADMQSLLAQIDGRRVELAKGTVTLSTANMSLDLLSPDWRTELLAIITNPSVAYILMMIGIYGLLLEGYNPGAIVPGVTGAICLLLALFAFQILPVNFAGLALIALGIALILAEAFVPSFGVLGLGGLAAFVFGSIMLMDTGVPGYQVPVAMIAATATAGALAIGATVYLLMRARRRAVVTGSEALIGAHAEAVEDFVTGDGEFSGRVWLAGEQWHAISDRAVTKGQHLQVTDREGLTVTVALDPQHYNS